Proteins from one Bradyrhizobium roseum genomic window:
- a CDS encoding WD40 repeat domain-containing protein: MKEFDPGEMPSIASLTDQVRKLPVGMPVTSVHFLGDTAVFIGAEETAAMVNEAGEISTVAIHGGAVLCAACDGKRIVTGGDDGKVVALDAKGEVTVLATDAKRRWIDNVALHPDGAVAWSAGKTAFVRSGKGDEKSFDAPSTVGGLAFAPKGLRVAVAHYNGVTLWFPNMAAKPEYLEWAGSHLAVTFSPDNKFLVTGMHEPALHGWRLADNRHMRMSGYPGRVRSMSWSVGGKGLATSGADTVIIWPFTSKDGPMGKEPAMLAPLQARVSAVACHPKQDIMAAGYSDGTILIVRLEDGAEILVRRNGGEPVSALAWNAKGTLLAFGTEDGDAGMLEF, translated from the coding sequence ATGAAAGAATTCGATCCGGGCGAAATGCCCTCCATCGCTTCCCTCACCGACCAGGTGAGAAAGCTCCCCGTCGGCATGCCGGTCACCTCGGTTCATTTCCTCGGTGACACGGCGGTGTTTATCGGCGCCGAGGAAACCGCGGCGATGGTCAACGAGGCCGGTGAAATCTCGACCGTCGCCATCCATGGCGGTGCCGTGCTCTGCGCAGCATGCGACGGCAAGCGAATCGTCACCGGCGGTGACGATGGCAAGGTCGTTGCGCTCGACGCGAAGGGCGAGGTTACGGTGCTCGCGACCGACGCCAAGCGGCGCTGGATCGATAATGTCGCGCTGCATCCCGACGGCGCGGTGGCGTGGTCGGCCGGCAAGACGGCGTTCGTCCGCAGCGGCAAGGGCGACGAGAAGAGTTTTGATGCGCCCTCGACCGTCGGCGGCCTCGCCTTCGCACCGAAAGGACTGCGTGTGGCGGTCGCCCACTACAATGGCGTGACGCTGTGGTTTCCCAACATGGCGGCCAAGCCGGAATATCTCGAATGGGCCGGCTCCCACCTCGCCGTCACCTTTAGTCCCGACAACAAATTCCTGGTCACCGGCATGCATGAGCCGGCGTTGCACGGCTGGCGGCTGGCCGACAACAGGCACATGCGGATGAGCGGCTATCCCGGCCGCGTCCGTTCGATGTCGTGGAGCGTCGGCGGAAAGGGGCTCGCCACCTCGGGCGCCGATACCGTGATCATCTGGCCGTTCACCAGCAAGGACGGTCCGATGGGCAAGGAGCCGGCGATGCTGGCGCCACTGCAGGCGCGCGTCTCCGCGGTGGCCTGTCATCCAAAGCAGGACATCATGGCCGCGGGCTACAGCGATGGCACCATCCTGATCGTCCGGCTCGAGGACGGCGCGGAAATCCTGGTGCGCCGCAATGGCGGCGAACCGGTTTCGGCGCTGGCCTGGAACGCCAAGGGCACGCTGCTGGCCTTCGGCACCGAGGATGGCGACGCAGGGATGCTCGAATTCTAG
- a CDS encoding CobW family GTP-binding protein, with protein sequence MSEPSSPKIPVTVLTGYLGAGKTTLLNRILSENHGKKYAVIVNEFGEIGIDNDLIIGADEEVFEMNNGCVCCTVRGDLVRILDGLMKRKGKFDAIIVETTGLADPAPVAQTFFVDEDVQKNARLDAVVTVADAKWLSDRLKDAPEAKNQIAFADVIVLNKTDLVSKAELAEVEARIRGINPYAKLHRTERCKVALADVLERGAFDLDRILEIEPEFLDAGDGHDHHHDHDHHHGHDHDHGHSHGGLKHYHDEDMQSLSLRSDKPLDPTRFMPWLQNLVATEGQKILRSKGILAFTDDDDRYVFQGVHMMLEGDHQRKWRDGEARESRVVFIGRELPEQMIRDGFESCITT encoded by the coding sequence ATGTCTGAACCTTCGTCCCCAAAAATTCCAGTGACCGTGCTGACGGGTTATCTCGGCGCCGGCAAGACCACGCTGCTCAACCGCATCCTGTCGGAAAACCACGGCAAGAAATACGCCGTCATCGTCAACGAATTCGGCGAGATCGGCATCGATAACGATCTGATCATCGGCGCCGACGAAGAAGTGTTCGAAATGAACAATGGCTGCGTGTGCTGCACTGTGCGCGGCGACCTCGTGCGCATCCTGGACGGGCTGATGAAGCGCAAGGGCAAATTCGACGCCATCATCGTCGAGACCACGGGATTGGCCGATCCTGCGCCGGTGGCTCAGACCTTCTTCGTCGATGAGGACGTGCAGAAGAACGCCCGCCTCGACGCCGTCGTCACCGTGGCTGACGCCAAATGGCTGAGCGACCGTCTCAAGGATGCCCCTGAAGCCAAGAACCAGATCGCGTTTGCCGACGTCATCGTCCTGAACAAGACCGACCTCGTCTCCAAGGCCGAACTGGCCGAAGTCGAGGCGCGCATCCGCGGAATCAACCCCTACGCAAAACTGCACCGTACCGAGCGCTGCAAGGTGGCGCTGGCGGATGTGCTGGAGCGTGGCGCGTTTGATCTGGATCGCATCCTGGAGATCGAGCCGGAATTCCTCGACGCCGGCGACGGGCACGATCATCACCATGATCACGATCACCACCACGGCCATGACCACGATCACGGCCACAGCCATGGCGGGCTGAAGCACTACCACGATGAGGACATGCAATCGCTGTCGCTGCGGTCGGACAAGCCGCTCGATCCAACCAGATTCATGCCGTGGCTGCAAAACCTCGTCGCCACCGAGGGCCAGAAGATTTTGCGGTCGAAGGGCATCCTCGCCTTCACCGATGACGACGACCGCTACGTGTTCCAGGGCGTACACATGATGCTGGAGGGCGATCACCAGCGGAAATGGAGGGACGGCGAGGCGCGCGAAAGCCGGGTCGTCTTCATTGGCCGCGAATTGCCGGAACAGATGATCCGCGACGGTTTTGAGAGCTGTATTACCACGTGA
- a CDS encoding metal ABC transporter substrate-binding protein, which yields MIRICLIAFALFAAVAPAQAQERLNVVASFSILGDFVRNVGGDRVNVTVLVGPDSDAHVYAPTPSDAKKVADAKLVFVNGLGFEGWLPRLVKSAGAKASVVTATTGIAPLKLGSEADPHAWQSIANAKIYVTNIRDALAAAAPAEAEGFKSRAAAYLAGLDALEREVRDGIAKIPESRRKVISTHNAFGYFAAAYGVQFIAPVGVSTESEASARDVARIITQIRAAKIPAVFLENISDPRLMGRISAETGVRVGGTLYSDSLTGEKGDSPTYIAMVRHNIKALTSALSP from the coding sequence ATGATCCGGATATGTCTCATCGCTTTCGCCTTGTTTGCGGCCGTGGCTCCGGCGCAGGCGCAGGAGCGCCTCAACGTCGTCGCGAGTTTCTCGATCCTCGGCGATTTTGTGCGCAACGTCGGAGGCGATCGCGTCAATGTCACCGTGCTGGTCGGCCCCGACAGCGATGCCCATGTCTATGCGCCGACACCTTCGGACGCAAAAAAAGTAGCAGATGCGAAGCTCGTCTTTGTCAACGGCCTTGGCTTTGAGGGCTGGCTGCCGCGGCTGGTGAAATCCGCCGGTGCCAAGGCTTCGGTCGTGACTGCGACGACGGGCATCGCGCCGCTCAAGCTCGGCTCGGAGGCCGATCCGCACGCCTGGCAATCGATCGCGAACGCGAAGATCTACGTCACCAATATCCGCGATGCGCTGGCAGCCGCAGCACCTGCGGAAGCGGAAGGCTTCAAGTCGCGTGCTGCCGCCTATCTGGCCGGTCTCGACGCGCTGGAGCGCGAGGTGCGCGATGGGATCGCAAAAATCCCCGAAAGCCGCCGCAAGGTGATTTCCACGCACAATGCCTTCGGCTATTTTGCCGCCGCCTACGGCGTCCAGTTCATTGCCCCAGTCGGGGTCTCGACCGAATCCGAAGCCAGCGCCCGCGATGTTGCAAGGATCATCACCCAGATCAGGGCGGCCAAGATACCGGCGGTCTTCCTCGAAAATATCAGCGACCCCCGCCTGATGGGCCGGATCTCGGCCGAGACCGGCGTCCGGGTCGGCGGAACGCTCTATTCCGACAGCCTGACCGGCGAAAAGGGCGATTCTCCCACTTACATTGCAATGGTCAGGCACAATATAAAGGCGCTGACCAGCGCGCTGAGCCCATAG
- a CDS encoding metal ABC transporter permease, which yields MLYDALIAPFTEFEFMRRALAAVIALALGAAPIGVFLMLRRMSLVGDAMAHAILPGAAIGFLVSGLNLFAMTTGGLIAGFTVALLAGLVARHTELKEDASLATFYLVSLALGVTIVSVKGTNIDLLHVLFGNILAMDDQTLLVIAFNATITLLVMAVIYRPLVIECVDPVFLRTVSRAGAPAHLAFLALVVINLVNGFHALGTLLGVGLMILPAGIARFWSRDITGMICIAVASAVVSGYAGLVLSFQTRIPSGPAIILIAAGIYVASLLFGPVSGLVRQMFPGRHLEA from the coding sequence ATGTTGTACGACGCGCTGATCGCGCCCTTTACCGAATTCGAGTTCATGCGCCGCGCGCTCGCCGCCGTGATTGCGCTCGCGCTCGGCGCCGCCCCCATCGGCGTGTTCCTGATGCTGCGGCGGATGAGCCTTGTCGGCGACGCCATGGCGCACGCGATCCTGCCGGGAGCGGCGATCGGCTTCCTCGTCTCTGGCCTCAACCTGTTCGCGATGACGACGGGCGGGCTGATCGCGGGCTTTACGGTCGCGCTGCTCGCCGGCCTCGTCGCCCGCCATACCGAGCTGAAGGAGGACGCCTCGCTTGCGACTTTCTATCTGGTGTCGCTGGCGCTCGGCGTCACCATCGTTTCCGTCAAGGGCACCAACATCGATCTGCTGCACGTGCTGTTCGGCAACATTCTCGCAATGGACGACCAGACCCTGCTGGTCATCGCCTTCAACGCCACCATCACACTCCTGGTGATGGCGGTGATCTATCGCCCGCTGGTGATCGAATGCGTCGATCCAGTGTTCCTGCGGACCGTCTCGCGTGCCGGCGCGCCCGCGCATCTGGCGTTCCTCGCGCTGGTCGTGATCAACCTCGTCAACGGCTTTCACGCGCTGGGCACGCTACTCGGCGTCGGTCTGATGATCCTGCCCGCCGGCATTGCGCGGTTCTGGTCGCGCGACATCACCGGCATGATCTGCATCGCGGTCGCCAGCGCCGTCGTTTCGGGCTATGCCGGGCTGGTGCTGTCGTTCCAGACCAGGATTCCCTCGGGACCCGCAATCATCCTGATCGCGGCGGGAATCTACGTGGCGTCACTGTTGTTCGGTCCCGTCAGCGGACTGGTGCGGCAAATGTTTCCCGGCCGCCATCTCGAGGCCTAG
- a CDS encoding metal ABC transporter ATP-binding protein encodes MAAQITFRDVTLGYDRHPAVHHLDGQVAQGALLAVVGPNGAGKSTLFRGLAGILKPLAGSIDLGGLDIRDIAYLPQSVDIDRTFPISVFDLVGTGLWRTTGFFGGMGKTARQKITQALASVGLNGFENRSIGTLSGGQMQRMLFARALLQDARLIVLDEPFNAIDAKTSTDLLALVRRWHDEGRTVLAALHDFDLVRAHFPETLLLARGPVAWGPTAQVLTVENLTQARRMCEAFDDTAAACAVDAAAPRAA; translated from the coding sequence ATGGCCGCACAGATCACATTCCGCGACGTTACGCTGGGCTATGACCGCCACCCGGCGGTGCACCACCTCGACGGCCAGGTCGCGCAGGGCGCGTTGCTGGCGGTGGTCGGCCCGAACGGCGCCGGCAAATCGACGCTGTTTCGCGGGCTCGCCGGCATCCTGAAGCCGCTCGCGGGCTCGATCGATCTTGGCGGCCTCGATATTCGCGACATCGCCTATCTGCCGCAGAGCGTGGACATCGACCGGACATTTCCGATCTCGGTGTTCGATCTGGTCGGCACCGGCCTGTGGCGCACGACCGGCTTCTTCGGCGGCATGGGCAAGACAGCGCGGCAGAAGATCACGCAGGCGCTGGCTTCGGTCGGGCTCAACGGCTTTGAAAACCGTTCGATCGGCACGCTGTCCGGCGGCCAGATGCAGCGCATGCTGTTCGCGCGCGCGCTGCTGCAGGATGCACGGCTGATCGTGCTGGACGAGCCGTTCAACGCCATCGACGCCAAAACCTCGACCGACCTGCTGGCGCTGGTGCGGCGCTGGCACGACGAGGGGCGCACGGTGCTGGCGGCGTTGCACGATTTCGATCTGGTGCGCGCGCATTTTCCGGAAACGCTGCTGCTGGCGCGCGGACCGGTGGCGTGGGGACCGACCGCGCAGGTGTTGACCGTCGAAAACCTTACACAGGCGCGGCGGATGTGCGAAGCATTCGACGACACGGCGGCCGCTTGCGCCGTGGACGCCGCGGCGCCGCGGGCGGCCTGA
- a CDS encoding outer membrane protein: protein MKKFFACIALSVFLPASAMAADLAARMPVKASPIAATVFSWSGFYVGGHVGYGWGRSRTDVGLPDALDCGGGLSCESIAHDVNGAFGGGFIGYNWQVNSFVFGLEAEGGYIGARHTVFSAIAPDHRFETSYGGYGAFTGRLGVAFDRALFYAKGGLAVASIKNEALDDFPTPDPEHIGRSNSTRVGWAAGGGIEYALTNNWTIRGEYLYMQFENKTVFDLGDGSGGVPPATQPSPYTFHDHLHTARVGLAYKF, encoded by the coding sequence ATGAAAAAGTTTTTTGCTTGCATTGCTTTGAGCGTCTTCCTTCCAGCGTCGGCGATGGCCGCCGACCTCGCCGCGCGGATGCCGGTCAAGGCGTCGCCGATTGCGGCAACGGTTTTCAGCTGGAGCGGCTTCTATGTAGGCGGGCACGTCGGCTACGGCTGGGGCCGGTCGCGGACCGACGTCGGCCTGCCTGACGCGTTGGACTGCGGCGGCGGTCTGAGTTGCGAAAGCATCGCGCACGATGTGAATGGCGCCTTCGGCGGCGGCTTCATCGGGTACAATTGGCAAGTGAACTCTTTCGTGTTCGGCCTCGAAGCGGAAGGCGGCTACATCGGTGCCCGCCACACGGTGTTCTCGGCGATTGCGCCGGATCATCGGTTCGAAACCAGCTACGGCGGCTATGGCGCGTTCACGGGTCGGCTCGGCGTCGCCTTCGATCGCGCGCTGTTCTACGCCAAGGGCGGCTTGGCCGTCGCCAGCATCAAGAACGAGGCGTTGGACGATTTTCCGACGCCCGATCCCGAGCATATCGGCCGCAGCAATTCGACGCGGGTCGGCTGGGCCGCCGGCGGCGGCATCGAATATGCCCTCACCAACAACTGGACCATCCGCGGCGAATATCTCTACATGCAGTTCGAGAACAAGACGGTGTTCGACCTCGGCGACGGCAGCGGCGGCGTTCCGCCGGCGACCCAGCCGAGCCCCTATACTTTCCACGATCATCTGCACACCGCACGCGTCGGATTGGCGTACAAGTTCTGA
- a CDS encoding permease: MSESPIKDPAPADDAEPKPRRARKPVGWSMIFIGALVAVCAGLVWRRDGIDGVLKILTEDLWLFGEIMPRVLAGCLLGGFIAEILPHDKVSRSLGPNSGLKGLLIGTAFGAILPGGPFTAYPVAAALLTVGADFGATIAMVVSWTLIGYGRAVAWELPILGAEFTLWRIVISLPIPVLAGALGRFLFVRMYPKGEPS, from the coding sequence CCCGCCGACGACGCCGAGCCGAAGCCGCGCCGCGCCCGCAAGCCGGTGGGCTGGTCGATGATATTCATCGGCGCGCTGGTCGCGGTCTGCGCAGGCTTGGTCTGGCGGCGCGACGGCATCGACGGCGTACTCAAGATCCTCACCGAGGACCTCTGGCTGTTCGGCGAGATCATGCCGCGCGTGCTGGCGGGCTGCCTGCTCGGCGGCTTCATCGCGGAAATTCTGCCGCACGACAAGGTTTCCCGATCGCTGGGGCCGAACTCCGGACTGAAGGGATTGCTGATCGGCACGGCGTTCGGCGCGATCCTGCCCGGCGGTCCCTTCACCGCCTATCCGGTGGCGGCTGCGCTGCTTACGGTCGGCGCCGATTTCGGCGCCACCATCGCGATGGTGGTGAGCTGGACGCTGATCGGCTATGGCCGCGCTGTCGCCTGGGAACTGCCGATTCTTGGTGCCGAGTTCACGCTATGGCGCATCGTGATCTCGCTGCCGATCCCGGTGCTGGCTGGCGCGCTTGGCCGCTTCCTCTTTGTGCGGATGTATCCGAAGGGCGAGCCGTCGTGA